One Streptobacillus ratti genomic region harbors:
- a CDS encoding 23S rRNA (pseudouridine(1915)-N(3))-methyltransferase RlmH: MLKINLICVGKIKEKYIIEGIEEFLKRLSKYVKINIIELKEEADNNVDFAINKESKLLIDSINKNSGYNILLDIKGENITSEKLSCKISNLKLNYSEINFIIGGSNGYNDEVRKLADFKLSFSKMTFPHQLMRLILIEQIYRSICIENNIKYHK, encoded by the coding sequence ATGTTAAAAATTAATTTGATTTGTGTTGGAAAAATAAAGGAAAAATATATAATTGAAGGTATAGAAGAATTTTTAAAAAGATTGTCTAAATATGTTAAAATTAATATTATAGAATTAAAAGAAGAAGCAGATAATAATGTTGATTTTGCCATTAATAAAGAATCAAAATTACTAATAGATAGTATAAATAAAAATTCTGGATATAATATACTATTAGATATTAAAGGAGAAAATATTACAAGTGAAAAATTATCATGTAAAATATCTAATTTAAAGTTAAATTATAGTGAAATAAATTTTATTATAGGTGGTTCTAATGGATACAACGATGAAGTTAGAAAATTAGCAGATTTTAAATTAAGTTTTTCTAAAATGACTTTTCCACATCAATTAATGAGACTTATTCTTATAGAACAAATTTACAGAAGTATATGTATAGAAAATAATATTAAATATCATAAATAG